DNA sequence from the Coregonus clupeaformis isolate EN_2021a chromosome 30, ASM2061545v1, whole genome shotgun sequence genome:
tgctctaccaactgagctacagaggaccacagctagAACCAACCACATAAATCTGGAGCAAGCAGCTTTATTAAAATGTATTAGCAATTATAATGGCCTATTAAACAAGGCTATTATTATAGTGTTATCAAAAGAAGACGTGACATTTTCACTGTTAATTAAAATCCACTTTAATTCCAATATGACACAACATCAACAAATAAACATGCAAGCCTTTTCTATCTCTACATCATGTTATACAAATAATGATTCTGTagttacaaaatatatataaatatgtagGGCCATTATGTACAGAACATTTACATTACTACATCCATAActtaaataacatttattttaCTGTTATATACATTTAACagatattattattgttattattattattaaatgtattattatgaATCTAGTAGTGGTATTATAACGTTGAAAAACAAAGCATGTTGCAGGAGAAAACGGGACCATATGGGACAGTACTGTGCCTGAATGGCCAAGGAGTAGAGGCTAGAGCTGTCCTTGGTAAGCATGGACGGTGGGCAGTAGGCTATGTAAAGCACACAGCACAGGGTTAGGTTCAACAGGCTATTTATACAGGGTGATAACACGGTCGGCTAGCCAACGATACTGTACATTCAGCAGCTCTTGGTTTCTCTGTACGGAATCTAGCACACATTTTCCACAATCATGCAGCCAGCTGGCTGGTTTTGGAGGGCTGTGGTGTGTGCCAGGCAGTTTTTGGTTCTCCTTAGTAAGTGATGGACTGATTATAAGTCATTGGTGGATCACTGGTATGAGAGGTCCACTCAGGTGGTTTTCCAAGGTCCAGTAGGTACATATAATATGTGAGCACTTCGGCCCGTAGAGCTCTTGTAGTTGTGTACCATTACTTCTTTGAAACTGAGTCATTTGGGAGCATTCCTTAAACTTTACAGACATGGTGAATTTATCCCCCGTCTGTTTCAAGACGGAAAACAATGCTAAATAGTTGCTAAATTCCAGCATGAATTGCAACTATTTGCTGTATTATTTTATGCCTTGTTGACATACTGAACATTATGCATGCATGAATCCAATTTCTATATATGTTTTAACTGGTTTGAAAAAACAGCTAGTAAATTTACTACGGCAGTACATTTTATGAATAAGTCCAGTATTTCTGTGATGTATCTGTAGAtgtatctctctcacacacgcacgcacacgcacacacacacacacacacacacgcacacacacacacacacacacacacacacacacacacacacacacacacacacacacacacacacacacacacacacacacacacacacacacacacacacacacacacacacacacacacacacacacacacacacacacacacacacacacacacacacacacacacacacacacacactgtttataACCTTTCTTGTTGTATATAATAAACAGTTAACAATACAAATGTGATGCTCATGCCAATTGTTAGTGACCTGACTCCATGTCAGTCATTGTAAACATTGCAGTTGTGTAAGAAGCCAGTCCTTTGCAGGCTTCCTGTTCTGATTAGATCATACTGTGTAggtgtacacaaacaacaaccccccccccacacacacacacacacacagagccagttGTGTAACTCACAcacatcaaatatatatatatatatatatatatatatatatatatatatatgcctatctctctctctctctctctctctgatacataCACTCTTTcacatactctctctccccctatctctctcacttcatttttctctgtctccctcccactccctttctcccttcctctctctatgagATGATGCAGTTCTTGCTCTTCCTCCTCTGGCGCATGTGTAGCTGTCCATGCAGTTGCCCGTGGTTTCCTCCATGTAGGGGTCCATGTAGGGGTCCATGTAGGGGTCCATGTAGGGGTCCATGGTGGCCCCCCATCCCTCCCACCCCTGTAGGGCTGTATCTGTGGCGCAGCTCCTCATTGTTGAGGTAGCGTAGCTGGACAGGTCTGGGGATGGGCTCACCCAGGAAGTACCCCTCATCTTCCTCAGACTCAGAGGATGAGGAGCAGCTGGAGAACCAGGGGTCTGCCCCCTCCCCGTACCCCTCACCACCCCAGTATGGCCCCCCCAGGCCCAGCGGCTGCATCCTCCCGCCTCCCGCTGCATTGTGCAGGGTGAGGTCTGAGGTGGTGCGGGGGCAGGGTCTATAAGGCTGCTGTCTGTACCCGCCCATGCCCCCCACCCCAAACAGGTCCCGGGTGGTGCGGCCAGCGGGGAAACGGTCGTAGTCCTCCTGAACGCGACGGTGCGGTGGTTCCATCATGTGATTTGCCCGGTCGGCCGCCAGGTGGAGGGCGTTGTCAGAGCGTGAGCGTCGAGAGCGCCGGTGGTGGCGACCGCTGCTGCGGTGGTTGCCATTTCCATCATTACCGTTGCCGCGGTGTTTGCGTCGCCGTGGTTGCGTTGGTGGTTGTTGTTGACGTATGAGCTCTGGCTCATTGGGCCGCCGACGAGGTGTCCTTTCACTCATGGGAGGCATGCGGAGGTTGCCACTACTCCCCATCAGGCCCACATGACCTTTACCTTCAAAGGCCAAGGGCTGGGGGGCATCCCAGTACCCCAGGGGGTACCCCACCTGCACGGGTGCATTCAGGTTCCTGTATGGCCGAGAGGAGGTCAGGGACTCAGAGCTGTGGAACTGGACAGGGGAACCCAGTGTCCCCATGTTGCTCTTCTCAGACACATTCATCCCAGAGTCCTTACTAAGGTCTGGCATGGAGAACCTGGACAGGTGCTCCTGACGCTTACTGACTCCGTCCAGAGAGTTACCTGGGAAAGATACATAGACAGGTTATTTATGCTCCCAATCAGGTAATAAATGATCATTACCCATATTATCATATTACAACATATCTACTGTCTATCTTCTAAACTCAGGTGACAGGGTACAGTACCTGTAGCGTTGGACAGGGCCAGAGACTCCATGGATCCTCGGGGGGTTTGTTCCAGAGGGGTGAGGGGCTCTGTGAAGCTAATGCCATTGCTCATGGCGTTCCTGGTTAGGGGGGGCCTGCTGTCCCTCTGGAAGCCATGCATGCTGATGCTCCTTTTGTCTGAGAAGCCCTGGCCTTGGCTGGACACCTCGTTAAAGCTCATCTGGGTCTTTAGCTTGGGTGGCCGGAACTCGTCCTGGCTGTGGTGGATCCAGTTGTCCTGGAAGGATTGGCCCCTCAATGCCGCCATGGGCGTCCGCTTGGTGTTGCCCTGCTCTTTAACCCAGGACTCCGGCCTCTTCCCTGGGTTGCCAGAGCTCTGGGTTGGAGGGTGGGGTTTGGGGCTGGGGCTGTAGCCCTGCCTGGGGTTACACGGGCCCAGGAGCAGGGGcatgggggttggagaggggtcCCGCGGGGAGCCCTCATAGGCTGCCTCATATGCTGGGGGGTAAGTTTCGTCCCGGCTCATCCACACCTGGTTGAGACTAGGGGTGCGGCTGGGGGTGCGACTGGGGGTTCGGCTGGATGTTCGACTGGGTGTCTGGCTGGAGCCAAGGCTCAGACGGTCCATATGGATAGACAGGGGGTCCACCTCGACAGACAGACGGTCAGGCATGGGCGCTGGCTGGCGACGCTCCTGCTCGGCATTTCGGTGATCCTGTTTTATGATCTTGGTGCTGTGGCGGGACTCACGGGAGCGGGCACTCTGGAAGGCCGAGTCCGAGGAGTCGGATTCATCTGGGTCCTGATTGATGGAATTGATTACATAATTTAAATACATAGAAAACACACATACAAGTGTCACCAGAACAGTCAGTTAAATGCTGATTGTTCACCTGTCCGGCGCTGCAGGAGCGTGAGCAGTAGATCTGTCCCTGTTTGGGCAGAAAGGGGCGCCCCAGGAGGGAGCGTTTACAGCGGGCACAGCAGAAACACTCCTCTGTGGCATGCCAATGCTGCCCGTCATACGTCATTTGGCCCTGGTCAATGCCTGGGGAGAGGATTAGATCCTGGCATTAGAATTAGAAATAATACTTACTACTAATAAGGTGTCAGTGTCGGGATATCACAAACTGAGTCTTAATGATCACAGACAATTGGAGGCTTGAACTTTGGACGAAAGAATACTGGCATATGGTATATCAGTAGCATTACCGTCAgtctaactgactggctgaaaccCATTATCTACAGTGAGAGACTGTAACATTCCTCAGTAATGAGCTGAGCCAAGCACACAGTCTCTGAAGAGCCTGCTCAGAGTCCCAGCTAATCTGTAAAACATGAGCCTACAAAATATTTTAATGATATTTACTGGAAGAAGAAATTAAATATAGCACAAACACTGTGTTTTATTTCCCAGAAGGTTGATATTGTGATTTTACCCAAAACTGCGATTATGCTGTCTGTATAATAACTCAATAAATAACTCACTAAAAATACATTTATTGGAGGCCCTCCTCCTAAACAAAGGGAACTAATCATCTTTCACAGGCTCCATCTGGACACAACATGGCGTCCTCTGGGTCTGAATGGTTCACAGTTTCCCTCTGTCTAACTGAATCCTGGGCAGCAGATAATAACCACCTTCATTTCCCTAGCCAGCCATGTCTTAGCACAGCTGTGTGCTGCACAGTGGTCGtagttttctgttctgttctgctatcGACTGACAACTGCTTTACAAATGACTTTTACAGTAATTTGGTATGTAATGTATTTTTTTCCGGTTATATGCTTTAGTCATGAATAATTGAAGCTATTGATTTCTATCTCAGATTTTATGACTGTTCGCACTTAACGACCACAGGTTTTTTGAATGGCTCCATTAGGTTATCGTCACTGGTAAAACATGTTAATGAAATCAGTTGaaacatggagagatggaggtagagacacagagagagacaaagggagacTGATGGTATGTGGGAACAACACAGTCATAGAGACTAGAAAACAGGGGGCAAGATACATGTAAAAGGAGAGACTAAGCGCGTTTCCATCCATcctttttatgcaagtaaagtcatGCAGTTTAtcaggctacagatgaaataagttatgatgaacttcacagagtgttgaaagtgcacagtgatcttgatgctcctttcaataaatatcaagggtcttattctggtgacatgatgattgatgcttgacTGCTATTTGACAAATATTCTCCATAATAAAACtattggtagagttgaaaatgtgatggatacatattgaactttagatttttattcggtacataaAAACGTAAGTGAAAAAGtgcattttgtgtgcactatgtcatcacgcactgTTTTCTATTCACAAGTCTGTTGggtggaaacaccactggtgggaaaatgcgcttATTTTCTATATGCGGATTTTAAAATATTCACAttaaaatctgtcaccaattggatggaaacctagctacagaGAGTGAGAAAGGGAGAAAAATAGGTCAAGGGAATAAGAAATGGTAAAAAGGAAACCAGGGATGGATATAAAGTCAACAAGAGAGActtagagagatggaggaagagagtagCAGTTACATAGAGGTAAAGATAGATGAGCAGGCGAGTTTTGAAGAACATAGCATCGTTACATGATTTTTTTATTAAACATACAATCTGATAATTACAAAGGAGAGTAGTAAATAAACTGattgaagtgacatcaataagggatcatagctttcacctggagtcACCTgggcagtctatgtcatggaatgagttcctaatgttttgtacactcagtgtatgtatacaTCATGTTCAGGAAACATCTAGAACCATTTACCTATGTGTTCACCGCAGGCGTCGCAGTACTCTGCGTAGAGGGACTCAAAGCAGTTGCAGCAGTGTGGACGTCCATCCTTCATAATGTAGCGCTGGCCGCCCAGCGGAGCCTCACACTCATAGCAGCAGAAGTGCTTCATGTGCCAATGCCTGCCCTCCGCCTCCGTGCACTCATCAGCAAAGATAATCTAAAGCagagaacgagaaagagagagagagagagagagagagagagatagagagagagagagagtgagagagagagagtgagagagacagaccatATATCACAATCATCAGCAAAGAGAATCTAAAGCAAATAGAGAGAGACCAAAATCATCAGCAAAGATAATTAAAGATAATATgcaggagagacagagaacagactGTCAAACCATAGACCACTAGAGAGGGTGAGAGATACACACCAAGCAGAGACAGATTCTTACCAAGTGAAGATCACACACATGTTAGAATTAGCAGAAATATGACTTAGTCAAACCCAGCAAGACTTCCTCAGAGCTGGATAACTGAGATGTGGAAGGTGAGACTCCTCAACACTCCATACCCCCTAAACCCCATCTCACCCTGAGCTCTAGCTAACCCAGCcgaccaccccaccaccccattccTCTAAGCCCAGGCGGGCTTACTTCATCGCAGGCACAGCAGCGGGGTTTGAGCCTCTCGGCATGGTGCCGGCCGCAGTAGATCTTCCCTTCTTGGTGGAAGTAGATGAGGTCCACCAGGAGCTCCTCGCACATGCAGCACACGAAGCAGTGAGGGTGCCACACCAGGCCGTGGCCTGCCCGCGATGCAAACACCACAATGTCTCGTCCATTTATCTGGCCcccacactgagagagagagagagagagagagagagagagagagagagagagagagagagagagggaagggaggcagggaagagaggaagagggggcaAGATATAAATAGATAGAAAGAGTTAGAAAGTAAGAGTCAGAGAAAATACATGTACAGAGGGGGAAggaagaaggagggggagagaaaaggagggggagagagaaggagggggagagagagggagggggagagagagacggagggggagagagaagccaGTTTCGATATGAATAATCCAATGTTTCTAAATGTGAAGAACAGATCTGGGTAGCAAGCTGACTTTATTTTCAAATATAAATTAGATTTGCTGTAGCATGGATTTTATCCCATTTGCACCATCCCCTAGTGGTGCCCTCTATGTATCTGCTCTTTGTGCTGTAGGATTTCTGTGATGTTTGTTTTGTGTCAGCAGTGAGTACCTGTTCGCAGATGGCTCCACTGATGGACAGCGGGAAGGGGCGGACGTTGCCTCTTCCCAGGTTGTCCCTCTTTCTCTGGTTGCTGAAGAGCTTGAGCTCCCTCTTCTCCTCGTCGTCCAGCGTGTTGCAGTATCGGACCTGACGACCAAACCAACACACAATTTTTTCACCCATATCAAAAATATCAGACATCGCTGCGTGAATGTGTCATAGGTCACTAGACACAGAGTATCAGGTAAACTAGTGTGTCACCTCGTTGTCGTGTGGGGGCAGCTGGTGAATCAGCTGTTTGATGCGATGCTTTTCTCCTGGGCTGTTCACATACGGCACCCTGTCCTCAGGTAGAGAACCATAGTACTGATGCACCTGACAGGGACATAAACCACAACACTCTGGCTTTAGTCTCACAATACGCTAAGGGTCTAAGTTCAGCAtagttgtcacggattctgccgagactgcccttccttctggctcgagcaggcttcggcgttcgtcgtcaccagagtactagctgctgccgctctatgttttatgtttctatgttcatctaattgttgtctgttgttgcacACCTGTTCCCTATTATGTTATTtggtcttccctatttaacctgttcacgTCCACTGTGTGGTGTGCGTGTTTGTTGCTTGTACGAGTGTCATTTGTGAGCgggtttgctcctcccttgtgtggaggttttgtttgtattttcttTACTATTCAGTAAAGTGGATCTTCAttttcattctgtgtcctgcgcttgactctggcctaccgcattccacagacATTCATGACAATAGTGAATGATAGCATCTTCTACAGCCTTGGTACATGTTTGTTTTTGCACTCAACGATTGTTGATTTTTTGTAATGACTGGATTGATAGATTGGCTTGTCTGATCCTTCCTGGAGTAGGCCATGTGCCTAGCCATCATTATAAACTTTACTATCTCTGTAAATTGAATG
Encoded proteins:
- the LOC121545363 gene encoding prickle-like protein 2, which translates into the protein MSLEMEKSVTKLMYDFQGNSTSDDDSGCALEEYAWAPPGLSPEQVHQYYGSLPEDRVPYVNSPGEKHRIKQLIHQLPPHDNEVRYCNTLDDEEKRELKLFSNQRKRDNLGRGNVRPFPLSISGAICEQCGGQINGRDIVVFASRAGHGLVWHPHCFVCCMCEELLVDLIYFHQEGKIYCGRHHAERLKPRCCACDEIIFADECTEAEGRHWHMKHFCCYECEAPLGGQRYIMKDGRPHCCNCFESLYAEYCDACGEHIGIDQGQMTYDGQHWHATEECFCCARCKRSLLGRPFLPKQGQIYCSRSCSAGQDPDESDSSDSAFQSARSRESRHSTKIIKQDHRNAEQERRQPAPMPDRLSVEVDPLSIHMDRLSLGSSQTPSRTSSRTPSRTPSRTPSLNQVWMSRDETYPPAYEAAYEGSPRDPSPTPMPLLLGPCNPRQGYSPSPKPHPPTQSSGNPGKRPESWVKEQGNTKRTPMAALRGQSFQDNWIHHSQDEFRPPKLKTQMSFNEVSSQGQGFSDKRSISMHGFQRDSRPPLTRNAMSNGISFTEPLTPLEQTPRGSMESLALSNATGNSLDGVSKRQEHLSRFSMPDLSKDSGMNVSEKSNMGTLGSPVQFHSSESLTSSRPYRNLNAPVQVGYPLGYWDAPQPLAFEGKGHVGLMGSSGNLRMPPMSERTPRRRPNEPELIRQQQPPTQPRRRKHRGNGNDGNGNHRSSGRHHRRSRRSRSDNALHLAADRANHMMEPPHRRVQEDYDRFPAGRTTRDLFGVGGMGGYRQQPYRPCPRTTSDLTLHNAAGGGRMQPLGLGGPYWGGEGYGEGADPWFSSCSSSSESEEDEGYFLGEPIPRPVQLRYLNNEELRHRYSPTGVGGMGGHHGPLHGPLHGPLHGPLHGGNHGQLHGQLHMRQRRKSKNCIIS